The stretch of DNA CGAGCCCCATCCCTCCTCGAAGCCGAGCTTCTCGTGGTGGGCGCGAGCGCCGGGATCACCGTGGCGGACGACGACCCGGTAGTCCGTGCCGTCCGGGTGGTCGGCCATGGTGATCTCGGCGGTCATCGGGACCGGGGCCGGGTTCGCGGGCCGCCATGCGCTGTCGATCGCGTTCGTGAAGACGATCCGCTCCAGCTCGTCGACGACGAGGAAGCACGCGTCGAGGTGCGGGACGAACTCCGTGCCGTCGTCGCTCAGCCGGGTCACGAGCGCACCGCCGGGGCGCACCTCCAAGCGGTCGACCCGGCATAGGGTCGGAGCCGGGAGCCACCACTTCTCGAAGCGGGCCGGGTCGGTCCACGCGCTCCACACCGCGGCGCGGGGCGCACGGATCAGCCGCTGCAGGGTCAGGTCGAGTTCGGGATTCACGGTTGGTGCTCCTTAGGGTCGGCGAGAAGGTGTTCGAGGCGGTCGGTGCGCGCCTCCCAGATCCGGCGCTGCTCCGCGAGCCAGCCGTCGACCACGGCGAGACGCTCGCGGTCGAGCACGCAGGTCCGCACCCGACCGGACTTGGCCGTGTGGATCAGCCCGCTGGATTCGAGTGTCCGCAGGTGCTTCATGAACGACGGAAGCGTCATCGGGAACTCGCGGGCGAGGTCGCCCACGCTCGTCGGACCGCGCCCCAGCAGCCGGATGACGCCCCGCCGGGTCGGGTCGGCCAGAGCCACGAACACATCGTCGAGCTGTGCAGAATACTGTGCCACACGGCTAAGTATTGTCCGCCGCGATACTTAGCGCAAGGGCAAAGTATCGGTGGCGCGGACCGTCTATACCTGACTGCATGGTGATAGTCGAGGAGCCCGTCCGCCGTCAGCCGAGCCGGTGGCGCGACCTGCTGTTGGCGGGTGCGATATTCGGAGCCGGCATGGCGGTCGTCAGCATGGGGAGGCTCGCCGTCGTCCACCCGGATCTGTTCTTCTTCGCCGCCATCGGCTCGTGGCTCGCTTCGCTGATCACGGTCACGCTGGCGCTGGGCTGGAAGTCCGTCCTGGGGACCGCCGCGGTCGCTCTCGTGTCGTTCTGCGCCCTGCTGCTCCCGGCCTTCACCGTGCAGGACGCCGTGCTGAGCACCCGCGGCGAGCGGATCACCGCGACCGTGGTGGGCAGCGACGAGACCGCGACCGGCTACGGCGACCACCGGGTCCTCACGCTGGCCGGTCCCGACGGCACGGTGCTGCCGGGCCTGCTGGAGGTCCCCGACGGCGTCACCGTCGGTCCGACGGTCGAGGTCGTGGCCGATCCGGCGGGTTGGGTGCATCCGAAACTCGCCGCCGACGTCCCCGAGGAGCTCAGCCCGGCGGGCGGCATCATGGTCACGGTCATCATCGTGGCGCTCTGCTTCGGCCTGCTGATGCTGGCCTGCTTCGTCGCGATTTTCAGCGAGCGGCGCCACCCCTCCGCCTGACCCGATGCGGCGGCCGCCCGCAGCAGCGGCGTGACACCCCGCAGAGCCCTCACCCCGCGCACCCGCTCGCCGTGTTCCGTTGCGGACATAATCTGCATTGCGTCCGTATTCACAGCGCGGAAGGATCTTGAGTTATGTCCATGCAGGATCTGGCCGAGCGGTTCCGCGCGGTCGACACCACCGCGATCTGCGACGCCGACAAAACCGTCCGGACGATGAGCTCGGCGATCCGCCCCAGGTCCGCTCAGCGGCGGATCTGCGGTACGGCGTTCACCGTCCGCTGCCGGGATGACTTCCTCGCGGTCCTGCGCGCCGTCGAAACGGCGGCACCGGGCGATGTCATCGTGGTGGACGGCGGCGGACGGGAGATCGCCCTGGCCGGAGAGCTGTTCGCCCGAGGAGCGCTGGTGCGGGGCCTCGGCGGCATCGTCATCGACGGCGGATACCGCGACATGGCGTACATATCCGGGTGCGATCTTCCGGTCTACAGCCGCTTCGTCACCCCCATGGCGGGCACCGTGTCGGCACTCGGCGACCTGCAGACCCCGGTGACCTGCGGCGGAGTGACGGTCAACCCCGGAGACATCGTCCTCGCCGACGAGGAGGGGCTCATCGTCGTCGCCCCCGATCAGGTCGACGACCTCCTCGCCAGGGCGGCCGCGGTGAAGGACGCCGAAGGCAGACTGGTCGCACGGCTGACCGCCGGTGCCACCTTGAGCCAGGTCACCAACCTCGATCAGCACGTCGACACGCTCCTGCGCGGCGAACCGTCATCCCTGGCCCTGCTGGCGTGAGCAGCAGGAGTCGAGACCGTCAGGAACCGATGAGATCCGTGTTGATCGTGACCTGCGGCGGGCAGGCCGCCCGCAGCGCGCCGATCAGGTTCGCCAACGCCGGGATCGTGCCCGTGGCGGGTGACCAGATCGGCAGGACGGCGCGCGTGCCGTCGAGAAGATCGAGCTCGACGGCGTGCGCTCGGATGGGCCGGCTCTTGACCAGCACCACCTCGGTGGGGACGACCGCGACGGACACGATCGACGCGACCGGAACGCTCCCGCTCGCAGCGACCGCGCGTCGCGGATTCCTGGGGGTACGCCAGGTCACCGCCTCCCGGGTGACGCTCACCCAGGACTGCCGCGGTACGGCGAGGAGCCGGACGGCACTGACGACGAACCCGGCGACCAGCAGGGCGTAAAGGCCCCACACGACCGCCTGGCCCGGAAGGTCGATGGCGGCGACGACGACACCCAGCACGGCGAAGAGCACGGCATACGCCGCGAGCACCCTGGCGATCACCCGGTAGGACGTCACATAGATCTTCACTCGGTAACCCCTGTTCGATGGTGCCGCGGCGGGCAGTGTGCGGCACCCCGTCCGCCCTCGTCAAGACCGACGCCGGTTGCCGCTTTGTCGCAGTGGTCGCGCATAATCGCACGTCATGAGCGACCCCTCCGTGATCGACAGCCTCCGGGCGGCGGCCCGCGCCCGTCCCGACGATCTTCCGTTGCGGGTGCACCTGGCCGAGATGCTCCTGCGGGCCGGCCGATCGGCCGAGGCGATCAGCGAGGCGGCGGGAGTCCTCGCCGTTGATCCGCAGCACGCGGCGGCGCAGGCGTTGATGAGGACCGCGATCGCGCCACCGGCCCACCTCGATCCGGGCCCCGGCTCACCCGACCAGCCCGCCTCGGGCGCCGACGTGGACTGGAACGCGCTGGAGCGGGACCTCGCCGGTGTCGCCCTCCCCCGGTTCGCCACCGGACCGGAGACCGGCGAGGCCGATCGCACGTTCGACGTGGAGCGCTCGCAGCTGCGCCTGGACGACGTCGGCGGCATGGCCGAGGTGAAGAAGCGGCTCGAGATGGCGTTCCTCGCCCCGATGCGCAACCCGAAGCTGCGGGCGATGTACGGCAAGAGCCTGCGCGGCGGCCTGCTGCTCTACGGCCCGCCCGGCTGCGGCAAGACCTTCCTGGCCCGGGCGGTGGCCGGGGAGATGGGCGCCAGTTTCATCACCCTGTCCATCGTCGACGTGCTCAACATGTGGATCGGCAACTCCGAGCGCAACCTGCACGAGATGTTCGAAGCCGCCCGGCGCAACGCCCCCTGCGTGCTGTTCCTCGACGAGATCGACGCGCTGGGCCACAAGCGGTCCCAGATGAACTCCTCCGGCATGCGCACGCTCGTCAACCAGCTGCTCGCCGAGCTCGACGGCATGGACGGCGACAACGAGGGCGTGTTCGTCCTGGCCGCCACGAACGCGCCCTGGGACGTGGACGCCGCGCTGCGCCGCCCGGGACGGCTGGACCGCGTCGTGCTGGTCCTGCCGCCCGATGCCGCAGCACGCGAGGCCGTCCTCACCTACCACCTGCGGGACCGGCCCATCGCCGGCATCGACCTGAAACGCATCGTCGGGGCGACGGAGGACTTCTCGGGAGCGGATCTGGCCCATCTGTGCGAGACCGCCGCCGAATACGCCATGCACGACTCGATCACCACGGGTGAGATCCGCATGATCGAGCAACGCGACTTCGACAGGTCGCTGCGCGAGGTTCGCCCATCGACCGCACCGTGGTTCGCCACCAGCCGAAACGTGGCGCTCTTCGCCAACGAGGGCGGGCTGTACGACGACCTCGCCGCGTACCTGAAGAAACGCAAGCTGCTGTGAACACCGCTGCCGTGATCGACGATCTCCGACGGGCAGAGAGCCTGCTGGAGATCGACAGGCTGGAGGCCGCGCGGGAGATCCTCGCTCGGATACTGGCGGAGCAGCCCGATCTCTACGAGGCGCAGTGTTTGGCGGCTCGCGCGAACATGGCGCCGGGGCGGTACTCGATGATGCTGCTCCACGCCGAAGCCGCGATCGCGGTCGAACCCGGGATGGACTGGGCACACCGCCTGCGCGCCATCGCCCTGCGCCACAGCCTCCAGTACGACGCCTCCGTCGCCGCCGCGAGAACGGCGGTCCGGATCGCGCCCGACGCGTGGCAGTCCCACACCACCCTGACCGACTCCCTGCTCATGTTCACGACCACGGCGGAGCTTCGCGAGGCTCACGACGCGGCGAAGCGGGCCCGGGAACTCGCACCGGAGCAGCCCTCCGCGCACATCACCATGGCACGGGTCTACAGCGCTGTCGCCGACCACCGCAGAGCCCGCGAATGCCAGCAGACCGCGTTGTCGCTGGACCCCGAGAACACCATCGCCCGACACAACCTGGCCGTCAACCAGCTCGCCCAGGGGAAGCTCGCCGCGGCCGGCCGGCAACTCGCGAGTGTCATCGCCGCGAACCCCCATCACCCCCTCTTCCAGCACAACACTTCCGTCGCGGCGAACGTGTGGGTATGGCGTCGCGCCGACCACGCCGCTTTCGCCTGGGCCGCAGCCGCAGTGCTCGCGCTGCGCTGGCCGGGCAGCCTCGCAGACCACGTGGGCGCCGCCGTCCTCGCCGCAGTGCAGGTGATCGGTCTGGTGACCGCATACCGGCGGCTGCCGGCCGGCATGAGACACCTGGTACGCGCCGCTCCCAGCCGTCACGCCAAGCGACGGATCCTCGCCTACGGGTGCGTCGCGGCACCGACCAGCGCCCTCGTCCTGCACGCGGTGGCGATGAACCCCGTCATCACCGGGATCGCGGGGGCGGCGGCGGTGCCTGCCTTCGGGTGCGTCATCTTCGCCGCAGCGCGACTGCGCAGCCGTGCTGTCGCAGCGGTCATCGGCTTCTTCCGGCGGTGGCGCTTCCGGCTGTTCGTTCTCCGCTGACGCCGCCCTCCTCGCCGCGGCCGGAGGCTGATCGTCGTGGTCGAGGCGACACTCCCTAAAGCTTCCTAGGCAGGTTGAGCCGGCAGGAAGATCCTCCTACTCGGTGGTCGTCGCCGGGGCGACGCTCGCGATGACCACCCTGGTGAAACCGTCCTGAACGGGAAGCAGACGTCCAGCCGGCGATCGGCGGCGACCCCGCCGGCGCAGCGGACCGGGCGTAGATCGACATGGCGGGCGAGCAGAACTACGCTGTGCGGCGTGTTCCGCGACGTCGAGGCAGAACGGCTCCTGAGCGCCGCCCGGCACACGGCCGACCCGGTGGCGGCCGCCCGGCTGGCCACCGAGGCGTTCCTCGAACTGTCGCGCACCG from Allocatelliglobosispora scoriae encodes:
- a CDS encoding SRPBCC domain-containing protein; this encodes MNPELDLTLQRLIRAPRAAVWSAWTDPARFEKWWLPAPTLCRVDRLEVRPGGALVTRLSDDGTEFVPHLDACFLVVDELERIVFTNAIDSAWRPANPAPVPMTAEITMADHPDGTDYRVVVRHGDPGARAHHEKLGFEEGWGSVTEQLARIAESQGAR
- a CDS encoding AAA family ATPase — translated: MSDPSVIDSLRAAARARPDDLPLRVHLAEMLLRAGRSAEAISEAAGVLAVDPQHAAAQALMRTAIAPPAHLDPGPGSPDQPASGADVDWNALERDLAGVALPRFATGPETGEADRTFDVERSQLRLDDVGGMAEVKKRLEMAFLAPMRNPKLRAMYGKSLRGGLLLYGPPGCGKTFLARAVAGEMGASFITLSIVDVLNMWIGNSERNLHEMFEAARRNAPCVLFLDEIDALGHKRSQMNSSGMRTLVNQLLAELDGMDGDNEGVFVLAATNAPWDVDAALRRPGRLDRVVLVLPPDAAAREAVLTYHLRDRPIAGIDLKRIVGATEDFSGADLAHLCETAAEYAMHDSITTGEIRMIEQRDFDRSLREVRPSTAPWFATSRNVALFANEGGLYDDLAAYLKKRKLL
- a CDS encoding RraA family protein, with product MSMQDLAERFRAVDTTAICDADKTVRTMSSAIRPRSAQRRICGTAFTVRCRDDFLAVLRAVETAAPGDVIVVDGGGREIALAGELFARGALVRGLGGIVIDGGYRDMAYISGCDLPVYSRFVTPMAGTVSALGDLQTPVTCGGVTVNPGDIVLADEEGLIVVAPDQVDDLLARAAAVKDAEGRLVARLTAGATLSQVTNLDQHVDTLLRGEPSSLALLA
- a CDS encoding ArsR/SmtB family transcription factor gives rise to the protein MAQYSAQLDDVFVALADPTRRGVIRLLGRGPTSVGDLAREFPMTLPSFMKHLRTLESSGLIHTAKSGRVRTCVLDRERLAVVDGWLAEQRRIWEARTDRLEHLLADPKEHQP